The sequence CTTCATCACGAGTCAGACTCGTTAAAGCACGGGAAGGGGTTATTGTTGTGATAGGTCAGTCATAATGTGTAACAAAAACATCTGATTATGCAAGAAcattataaataacgaaattggaaattattatagattttatCAAATGATATGATACAATGATATCTCGAGAACAAACAACCGCatattagtataaaataaaagattcgtTGCTACGGCTTCATGATTGCGATATATACATAActgattagaaatattatgcGTACGCCCGACTctagtaatttttttattttaaatatttaaataaaatattcaattattttaattattttggtattatacaaatatacctTTTATAAGCTGTTACAAAAAGCAGCATAACATAACCATAATACTtgttaataaaactttattatattatatttaatgcttgaaatatttacctCATTGATTTATGTCAAGTGAGACATTAAGGGATTGGATTGataatgtaaatgtataatatgaaaaatagttATAACAGATAAGAAcattttcgatgaaataacTCTTTGATAGAATTATACTTACCCTGATGTTGATGTATAATGTCGGTCTCCGTATCGGCTGCTACTGCCCGTTGATGTATGATAATCGTAATCATGATGAGATCCGACACGATTACTTGGAGGTGGAGTGGCAGTCTCATaactatatattacataatattatgaaTCTATAACAATATTCACCTAATTACGGCAATTAATTTAACCTAAAACTTACCCATAACTTTGATCCATTGCAACTCTTGCACGATCTAAGATAGAGAACACTTTGCTTTTTGCTGAAACAGGACGTGAGATTGGTCCCCGGCTCGAAGGCGGTGGAAGTATCGCCGCTAAAATAGACGAAGCtcaaaaaacatatattttgaaattaattcgtttacTCTAACATTGAAAgcaaaatatatgtagaacGCAATTTTCTAACACGACATTATTAAAAGATTGGTGATTAGAAAATATCACTACCTCGCGAAGACCGTGGCATCGTTGGTCTTGTGGTTGGTCTTAATATTCCTCCAGCACCTGGTACTCCTCTGACGGAAGGCCTTCTATCATCACCACTTGTTGGATCATCTGTCATGCTCATTTCCATTTCGCGCATTTGCTCTTGGCGTATGTTGTCGTTGTTATCGGGAATAAGATATTTCCGAACTTCAGCCAACGCAAATGCAATACGAGCATAAGCCTCCGCCGGAGGTGCAAGTGCTGTTATTTCCACATGGAGGTCGTCCGAAAGGTGTGCGTATTTTGGATCCAAAGACATACGACATTCTTCCTCCTATATTACAGTAAGTTAACGAAGAGTTTTATAGAGGGATAATaactttatattaataataacttcaagcaaaaatagatatatatgtaaacaAAAAACTAagtcaaatgaaaattcaaaattcagcatttttaatacaaaattactttttgaCGATCTTTCATAGATCCTCTTCCTAGTACAGCCATTTTACACATAGTTTCTTCTTGTAAACGTTTCATAGAATTACCTTTTGGTCCCAGTAATTTTCCCACAAAATTGAACTGTACATAATTTCaagatataatttcatttgtatatttatttaaattagagATACTTATAAAAAAGTATGATTACTACCTTTGGATGTTCCCGAACCGGTACCAGTACTTTAACTGACACCCGAATTGGTTTTTCACGATAAATATCCACATATTTAAGATCTCTAACTGGCTTCCCAATAGCTTGAgttttttgaatttctatagaacaaagcaattattttttattctatgatgataataaatacagatttaaaaataaatgatagtaaaaacatattttttattctttgttactgtaatcagaaatttattgatataagCACATATACAGTTATTAATACTCATTAATCTGA comes from Bombus pyrosoma isolate SC7728 linkage group LG2, ASM1482585v1, whole genome shotgun sequence and encodes:
- the LOC122577782 gene encoding KH domain-containing, RNA-binding, signal transduction-associated protein 2-like isoform X2 — translated: MSERPSNGEYKYQREENADSKVRTSSEKERDEKEHQVDKAGEYVRELLQEKVELDSQKWPNASRLIDQEIQKTQAIGKPVRDLKYVDIYREKPIRVSVKVLVPVREHPKFNFVGKLLGPKGNSMKRLQEETMCKMAVLGRGSMKDRQKEEECRMSLDPKYAHLSDDLHVEITALAPPAEAYARIAFALAEVRKYLIPDNNDNIRQEQMREMEMSMTDDPTSGDDRRPSVRGVPGAGGILRPTTRPTMPRSSRAAILPPPSSRGPISRPVSAKSKVFSILDRARVAMDQSYGYETATPPPSNRVGSHHDYDYHTSTGSSSRYGDRHYTSTSGDDMYPSSRYTTYEYEDDAVPHSSHNYYETSEYPEESSSRAWKSYKTTTTSGSSSRYRNAPYSRPSNPKPLTYNLPNTRQLTMPAMPKPSNRDRS
- the LOC122577782 gene encoding KH domain-containing, RNA-binding, signal transduction-associated protein 3-like isoform X4 translates to MSERPSNGEYKYQREENADSKVRTSSEKERDEKEHQVDKAGEYVRELLQEKVELDSQKWPNASRLIDQEIQKTQAIGKPVRDLKYVDIYREKPIRVSVKVLVPVREHPKFNFVGKLLGPKGNSMKRLQEETMCKMAVLGRGSMKDRQKEEECRMSLDPKYAHLSDDLHVEITALAPPAEAYARIAFALAEVRKYLIPDNNDNIRQEQMREMEMSMTDDPTSGDDRRPSVRGVPGAGGILRPTTRPTMPRSSRASSILAAILPPPSSRGPISRPVSAKSKVFSILDRARVAMDQSYGYETATPPPSNRVGSHHDYDYHTSTGSSSRYGDRHYTSTSGDDMYPSSRYTTYEYEDDAVPHSSHNYYETSEYPGV
- the LOC122577782 gene encoding KH domain-containing, RNA-binding, signal transduction-associated protein 3-like isoform X1, with amino-acid sequence MSERPSNGEYKYQREENADSKVRTSSEKERDEKEHQVDKAGEYVRELLQEKVELDSQKWPNASRLIDQEIQKTQAIGKPVRDLKYVDIYREKPIRVSVKVLVPVREHPKFNFVGKLLGPKGNSMKRLQEETMCKMAVLGRGSMKDRQKEEECRMSLDPKYAHLSDDLHVEITALAPPAEAYARIAFALAEVRKYLIPDNNDNIRQEQMREMEMSMTDDPTSGDDRRPSVRGVPGAGGILRPTTRPTMPRSSRASSILAAILPPPSSRGPISRPVSAKSKVFSILDRARVAMDQSYGYETATPPPSNRVGSHHDYDYHTSTGSSSRYGDRHYTSTSGDDMYPSSRYTTYEYEDDAVPHSSHNYYETSEYPEESSSRAWKSYKTTTTSGSSSRYRNAPYSRPSNPKPLTYNLPNTRQLTMPAMPKPSNRDRS
- the LOC122577782 gene encoding KH domain-containing, RNA-binding, signal transduction-associated protein 3-like isoform X3, with product MSERPSNGEYKYQREENADSKVRTSSEKERDEKEHQVDKAGEYVRELLQEKVELDSQKWPNASRLIDQEIQKTQAIGKPVRDLKYVDIYREKPIRVSVKVLVPVREHPKFNFVGKLLGPKGNSMKRLQEETMCKMAVLGRGSMKDRQKEEECRMSLDPKYAHLSDDLHVEITALAPPAEAYARIAFALAEVRKYLIPDNNDNIRQEQMREMEMSMTDDPTSGDDRRPSVRGVPGAGGILRPTTRPTMPRSSRASSILAAILPPPSSRGPISRPVSAKSKVFSILDRARVAMDQSYGYETATPPPSNRVGSHHDYDYHTSTGSSSRYGDRHYTSTSGDDMYPSSRYTTYEYEDDAVPHSSHNYYETSEYPEESSSRAWKSYKTTTTSGSSSRYRNAPYSRPSK